The region AAACCGAAACGCGCGGTGGTGATCGGCGGCGGCTACATCGGGGTCGAGATGGCCGAGGCGATGATCGAGCGCGGGCTCTCGGTGATCCTGGTCGAGCGGGGCGAGCAGCCGATGTCGACGGTCGACCCGGACATGGGCCGACTGGTCCGCGACGCCATGGTCGGGCTCGGCATCGACGTGCGTACCGGGGTGGACATCACCGGGCTCAGCACCGAACAGGGCCGGGTCACCGGCGTACGGACCGCCGAGACCACTATCCCGGCGGACGTGGTGGTGCTCGGCACCGGCGTACGGCCGAACGTCCGGCTCGCCACCGAGGCCGGGCTGCCGATCGGCCCGACCGGCGGCATCCGTACCGACCTGCGGATGCGGGTGATCGGGGTGCCCCGGGTCTGGGCGGCCGGCGACTGCGTCGAGACCCTGCACAGGACGACCGGCCAGCCGGTCTACGTCCCGCTCGGCACGCACGCCAACAAGCAGGGCCGGGTGGCCGGCATCAACATCGGCGGCGGCTACGCGACCTTCCACGGCATCGTCGGCACCGCCGTGACCCGGGTGTGCGACCTGGAGGTGGCCCGGACCGGGCTGCTGGAGCCGGAGGCGCGGATCGCCGGGTTCGAGTTCATCGCCGTCACCGTCGAGTCGACCAACACCGCCGGCTACTTCCCCGACGCCGCCCCGATGACGGTCAAGCTGATCGCCGAACGGGGCACCGGGCGGCTGCTCGGCGCGCAGATCGTCGGCCGGTCCCAGTCCGCGAAGCGGATCGACACGCTGGCCGTGGCGCTCTGGAACAGGATGACGGTGGACGA is a window of Micromonospora sp. NBC_01699 DNA encoding:
- a CDS encoding FAD-dependent oxidoreductase yields the protein MAERLIVIGGDAAGMSAASQARRRRDPDDLEIIAFERGHFTSYSACGIPYWISGLVDYEELITRDPDTHRRDHQIDVRTRHEVTGIDLERHEVVARDLDNGGREVRERFDDLVYAAGAVPTIPPWARTDAGGVFGVQTLDDGKALRQWLDGDPKPKRAVVIGGGYIGVEMAEAMIERGLSVILVERGEQPMSTVDPDMGRLVRDAMVGLGIDVRTGVDITGLSTEQGRVTGVRTAETTIPADVVVLGTGVRPNVRLATEAGLPIGPTGGIRTDLRMRVIGVPRVWAAGDCVETLHRTTGQPVYVPLGTHANKQGRVAGINIGGGYATFHGIVGTAVTRVCDLEVARTGLLEPEARIAGFEFIAVTVESTNTAGYFPDAAPMTVKLIAERGTGRLLGAQIVGRSQSAKRIDTLAVALWNRMTVDEMSMLDLGYAPPYSPVWDPVLVAARKAVDKLHPLR